GCCAGTGGAGCATGAAGCTGAGCCCTCCATGACAGCAGCTGAGGTTAAGGTGTGCTGCATTACTCAGCCAGTCATTCCAGTCACATTGCTTCTGTTCAGAGTTTGCCTCTTTCCCCAGGATCCCATGCTTTTCAAGCTGGACCTTCTTTTGGCCCTCACTGATATCTGCTATTTGGAAGCTCATCTTCATGAGAATGCTCATCGTTAGTGTTAGGCTGATaagcaatgcagaaaataattctacAGCACAACAGATTcaatcacttcattttcttgccTAAAGCACACTCTGATTTCTTCGACTGTTTGGCTCTGTGGGTGGAACAGGCATTTCAGTATATATTGCGACGTTCATTACAGGGAGTTCTTCCGTGCTAGAGATATTAACATCTTTGTTATTACTGCCAGTTCTCTCCTCCCCCGTACCAAGCGGTCGTTTGAGCTAAACTTCCTTGTAAGGACAGACTCCTAGCAGTAGTATTTTCCTCCTCAAAGAGAAGATCTCTTCAGAGGTCAGttcattctgctttctcagAATTCTGCCTCCCCCACATTCCTTCGACAGCCATTACTAAAGATGTCAAAACCACCTGCAAAAATTCATGGAAATTCTAGAAATGAATGTCATCATCACCTCTTCGCAATCATTAACAACTCAAAGGCCGTGTTTGAGTTAAGAAGTTTTATGCAAGAAAAGATGCTTAACACTGAATACAAAATCGGTTTGACAtagcttattttttaaacatcatcctctttcttttcatcaacTGTCAATTAAAGATCacaatttaaaaagtcatcCCAAATACTTCTAAAAGCCTtataaaaacattcataaaGTGCCACCCACAAAAGCGCCTAAACAAGAATCTGAGAGAAGTACCTATTAGGATGTTAATTTACTTAATTGCTGCTGAGGACAAAGCTGTCAAACAGCAGCAATCATTTGCGAACCTGTCAATTTAACAGCCATCCAACCCAGCAGAAATACAGTTCCACAGACATGGCCGGCACAGAGGATGGCTGGGCCTGCGACATATACGCAGAAGCATCCAACTCTGTGTCGCAGGGGTTTAAAAGAAATAGCTACCACCACCTCAACCCAAGAAAACTGCCAAGAGGGAGATGTGGATTCTGAGGGAGCGATCATGCCAGGCTATGGCCTTACAACGGAGGCAAAATCCAGACAACTTGTACAGAAAATAGATTTTAGGACAAAAATCACACCCCTCTAAGAATAGCAAAAGAAGGCACTGATCCTTGGAACGTCTCTGTGTTCTCCCTCCTGGTCTTGAACGTACCGTACGGTAAGCGCCTTTCTTTCCTCATCCCCGAAAGAGGGGCTGAGAACAGCCACTCCACGCAGTGAACCTGCGCTAGTTCATTCAGTGCAGGTTGAGTACCTAGACAGCTCTCACAAACCGATTTACCCAGAAGGGGTCAGGCTCTGAGGGCTCTCTGACCCCCAGTTCACACCCCATACGAGGTGTCCAGCTGTCTTTCCAGCACCAGGTAGCAGCCCATGGTCCACGTGGCCAACTACTCTGTATGGTGCTTTTGGTGGCGCACCAGCTGGGGCTGGAAACGAAAGCTTGCTCCGCACTGGCTGCAGTGGTACGGCTGCTCGCCCGTGTGGATGCGGGTGTGCTTGATGAGGTTGGAGTTGCCACTGAAGCCCCGGCCGCACTGGCTGCATTTGTAAGGCTTCTCGCCAGTGTGGGTACGAGCGTGGTTAATGAGGTCGGAGCTCTGCCCAAAGCGTTTGCCACACTGACCGCAAGAGTAAGGCCGGACACCACTGTGGGCTtgctggtgctggaggaggtgggaaTGCTGGCTGAAGCTTTTCCCACAGGCTGGGCACTTGTAGGGCCGCTCGCCTGTGTGCATACGCTGGTGTTTGATGCAGGTGGAGCTGTCGCTGAAGATCTTCCCACACTCGCTGCACATGTAGGGTTTGAGTCCggtgtggatgcgctggtgcTTCAGGAGGTTGGAGCTCTGGCTGAAGCTCTTTCCGCACTCTGCACAGCTGTAGGGTTTCTGGCCCGTATGGACCCGCCGGTGCTGGATGAGGTGGGAGCTCTGGCTGAAACCCTTGCCACACTCCCCACACAGGAACGGGCGCTCCCCGGTGTGCATTCGCTGGTGCTGGATGAGGTGGATGCTCCGGCTGAAGCCCTTGCCACACTCAGAGCAGATGGTGGGCCGCTCTGCCCGAGGGGCTCGCCGTGGGCCTGCTGCCACCCTTCTCTCTTGCCTTTTCACCAGGCTGATAGCAGAGCAAGGCAGCTTAGCCTCCTCTGCCTCCCTGTGGTCACCTCGCCGTGCCTCTGTGGAACCACACTGACTTCCACGGCCATTCCCCAGCTGTTCCTCTCCCGCCGTGGATCCTGGTGCCAACAAGTCCTGCTGATCCGTGCTTGTGAAGTGATTCAGAAAGGGACCGACCTCAACACCTGGAAAAAATGTACAACTAATTGTTGTAATCACTAATTGTAATTACTGCTGGGAGACAAGCATGGCAGAGAACAGGCGAGCTCTTCTCCCAGAGAGTATGGTCTGCACTGTGTAGGAGAAGCAGTTACAGGGAAGAACTGGGAACAAATGGAAAACTAGTTGTGGGAATGCAACCTCACCAAGCGACCCAAAGCAGATGTACCACAAACAGCAGAGCCAAGGGCTGTGCCATAGGCCTTTCCTTGCCCCCAGGAAATCGTCACATTCTGTCTTAATACTCTGTCTTTCATACAGACTCTTAACAGCACACTGACAAGGGTACGTGCTCTGCCTGCACCGACAGGGGAAGAGCAAGTCTCAAATCAAGCTGGATGACAGAAAGTAGTTTAAAGAACACTGCAGAAGCTCAAAGAGCTTTTTGCTTTGTCTGTGTTTATAAACTCATCTTATTCCTCACCCACGTGCATCTCCTCCGAGGCCTCATGATCTTGATCTTCTCCTTGGTCCATCTGGGCAGGTTATGTCAGGTTCACCAATCAGGAATCCTCcttacaaaagcaaacaaaatcaaaatcttaGTTGAATATTCAGCAATAGTGTCACGTAATATGCCTTAAAATCTACTCCCCCTGCTGAATACAGGGAACAGATGGAGAAACTGCATAAATGAATGGCAACATCTGAGCAACAAACATTTATGGGCATCCTGTACACTAGTGAGGTACCTGGTGTCAgataggttttattttcttataggAGATTCAAGGTTGCCTCTCTTCTGATGAGCAGTACGTCAGGAGATACACCAGACATGCTGGACTCACAATTGGTTGACAGCAATAATAGCTATAGGTTTAAGGAAAAAGCATAACTCAGCCACATCTACATGCATAGTTGAATTGGAGACATTTCTGTAACAAGGACAAACACAAGACTAACTACTGtcctaaaattattttaaatggaaaatgactCTCTAGTCATCAAAGCATGATTTTCTTACTTGCTATCtcaattcttttttctcctccaaggAGAGACTCTTAGGCTGAGGCAGCTAAACCCATAGAACACGCAATACGATGTCATGTCTACCCCTCCTGGATTCTGGCAGATCCCTGCTTGGCATTCCTACTAAACTCCAGCAATTGCCACAAATGCAGTTATTGGGCAGCTTGATCTCACAAATGCCGCCAGCACAAAAGACCATGATATTTCCTTTAGAATTTACTATTTTAGCATAAAAACCAGCCAACCAGCAAGTAGCAGCAGTTAGCATCAAGAGGGTAGGCAGTGGCagttgctgcagaaaaaaatggaggagaacagagaaaatacaacGGTAAGAAGAAAATCCCACTTTATTTCAACAAGGAAGAATCAAAGGTGGCAAGGGGATGATACCAGCTGGGTGAATCTAGGACTGGAGACTGATATGCATCACAGCATATCAAAGATGAGACCACTTctaggaatatttttaaagcatttaagaCATTACGTTTGGGTTTTTTACTCTCCTTTTAATCTTTAGTTACCTAAATGCCAGTTAGCATCCCTTCAGAAACTCTCCCTGAACTATGCTTCAAACTACCAATCCTTGTTTACGTATGGCTGAGCCATAGGAAAAGTACACCTCTGGACAACGATTCAGCTGCAATTGGCTAACTGGACAGATGGATTCTGGTGCAAACAAACACCACAAAGTGATCGGTGCTTTGTTGTGGACCGCTTCATCCATCACCGACAGCTAtttaaagaaaggtaaaaaggaGTAAGAGATCAGATGGTGTCAGAATTAAGGAGATAACTCAGATGAGGGGAATGGCTTTGGACTTCAGACACCAGTCTTGAAGTCTTTGATTCTGCGTGGCAAAGTTggacagaaagaaagggagCAAGCGAAAGACTTACTGAACTACAGaatgatgaagaaagaaaagggaaaagggaaaggaaaagaagctgaatgcctactttaaatatttgctgaatGCTGATGGGGACCATCTCTGCAGATGCACCCTTTCAGGCTGTCCTGAGCCAACATACAAAGTTAGGTTGCTTTCGGCAGCCTTACAGCTCTCAGAACTTTGCCGCTAATGAGAACCTCTGTTGCAGCAGGTTGATAGTAGGGGCCAACACAGCTACTGACACGCTGCAATGTGTACCAGATGGCCTGTTCCACCTGAAAGCAGGAGAACCCAAAGCCCCACCCACACACAGGCCTTTGCCCAAAGCAGCTAACCACAAACAGCAGGGTTTTCCTGTGAAGGCTGTACAAGCGGgatctgcagagaagcagaaccCTTGGCACTTCAGAGGTGGTGCCAGCATCTTGATAAACGTCCGACCACAACCACTGGGGCAAGCCTCAAAGCACGCAGacaaggcagaaggaagagTTCACTTCTGACCCTGCAAAGACTTCCTGACAGACGGCTGCTGTGCTCAGATTTGCTATAGCAGCTCAGCAAAAAGCAGACAGTCCTTATACACTGACAGGCTAGCCTGAAGTaaggaaagcatttcttcctttcctgtgttCAGTCCTGTTTCTGTGGAAGGAGGAGATGGACCTCATCAACAGAGGAGACAGTCTTTCAGGGACCAACAATTCACTGTCTTTACCTCAGCTGTTTGCTGATggctcttcattttctctcctgacCACTCAGCTCCATAGTCGTCCTGTGGCTGCGTCGCGCTGTGGAGGCTGTGGGAGTCATCCCAGCGTAGAGCTCCATCTCTCAGGCTCATCGGGGTCCTGCAGTCTGCTCCTGAAGTGCTGTTGCTGGCTGAGCGTTCTCTGCATGGTCATCCCGGGCACAAAGGCACAAAGCTGCCATTCAGAACAAGGTGTGAATACCCCACGCTGGAAGGGGCCCCACAAGAATTACCGAGTCCAACTCTggactccacacaggaccacccaaattccaaaccctatgtctgaaaGCGGTGTCCAAGCACTCCCTGAACACCGGTACGTGGGGTCgtgcccacagccctgggcagcctgtgccctgTCCCTGACGTACAGCGATGCCGTCCGTGAAGCGCGGGCTGATGCGCTGGGACGGGCAGGAGGATGGGGCAGGCCACTGCCACGGCACCCAGACAGGGGTGCGCAGGACAAGAGGGAGCCGTGGAGCTTTGGGGAACGGGAGCAGAGTACGAGGCTGCCTGTGTGCAACAGGGATCGGAAGCGGCGGGTGGAAACTGGGCAAGGAGATGCTTCTGCCTAAGGCAGGTGAAAAGGGATGGGACGGGGGAACCGCGTTACAAGCAAGGCACGCGAGCACACAGGGACGGCGGCTGAAGCGGAGAGAGGAGTACAAAAAGGACAGCCGgccctccccttctcctttctgtctcttctccGGGCAGGTCCTTCCTCCACGGTGCCGACAGACAAAGGCTCTGCCGGAGCTTCCTACCCGGGCTGCCCTCTCCCGGCCCAGCGCTCCGCTGCCGCCCCGAGCCAGCCGCCCCGCGCCTACCTGCAGGACGCCCGCTGCCGCCCGGCGCCGCCCCGCTTCCTGCTCCGCGGGCAAAGGGCGCTTCCTgggcggggcggcgcggccTGGAGCCGTTCGggaagggatggagggagggagccGTGCTCGGCGCTGAGGGAAGCGGGCTGCGAGGTGGGGGAGTTCTCCCCGTTTGGagctgcctagggccccatccagcccggccttgagcgcctccaggggtggggcatccacagcttctctgggcattGAGGATTGAGCTGTGTCCGGAGACTCCCTCGAGAGCACAGAACACAACCGCCGGTGACAGCGAGCTGTTGCAGCGCTCCTGGTGTGCATTTGGGCAGCACCAGGCCACTTCCAAGCACGGCCCGGGGGGGACATTCCGTCCCGCGGTAGAAAGTCTGacccctgggctgcagctcaaGCCCTCCTGGGACAAGCTGTCAGGGGTCACAGTGAGTCCGCCCCTGTTCTTGCCGTGCTGACCTCAGTGTATTGCCCTcttattccattttatttccatttgggTTTCCCTGCTACCTTACCATGGAACCTGGAGTGGGCCTGGTCAAAGAGGTAGGCCCCCTGTGCCCATGAGCAGAAACCTTAGTGACAGTGTGCCCTAAATAGTATGGAAATTGCAGTGACAGGGAAATGAATAGAGTTCATTTCTGTGGTGCTGAGGCTTTGTTAGGTTTAAGCATCAATTTGTGTTACGACTTTCTGTTGGGGAGGTTGTGTTTGACATACAAGCTCTTTAGGCTTGCAGTCTGTGCTTTCACTGTGTCGGAACAGATGGAGAAATGGCCATTGACAAAATAAGTTTGGAATACTGAAATAAAGTGAAtagggtcaggttggatgtaggaaaaaattattctcaggaagagtggtgaggtgttggaactggctgcccagggaggcggtagaatcaccatccctggaggcattcaggaaACATGGAGGTGTGGGAGAaggacacagtttagtgggcacggtggggataagttgatggttggaccagatgatcttaggggtcttttctaacctaatgattctatgactctgtagCCCCATCAGTCTGTAAAACAGTACGACTGTCAGATGCATTGCTGCATCCTTGACATGTTTGCTGCAAAGCACATCTGCTTAGGAATGTGGAAGGCAGAAGGTCAGTATGTTTGCAGTCAAAGTACAAATGtatagagaagaaagaaagaggaaagtatCCTGCACATGAAACTATAGTACTGTCTGTGGCTTAAATACTGATGTGAGGGACCATTAGGCTGACGCATCAGGCTGCTGTCCAGCATCAGTGAATACAACCACTGAATTCATTTCCAAATACATGTTGAGAAAAAGGTGATTGGAAACCCTTGGTTTCAATCTACCATGGACAAATGCCATCTGACCACCATGGCTGCCTGCTATCCAGACATGACTGGTGGCATGGATGAAGAGAGAGCAGGGATGTAGTACACCTTCTTTCTAATAAGGCTTCTGATGGCCTACTGTATCCCACAGCGTTCTCCTTTGGAAACTGAGAGACAGGCTGAAAACTTACTGATCCTCCAAGCTCAGCCAACAGCTTGATGTCTAGTTCATGACCCATAATAGCCAGTGTTTGGTAATGACTTTTCTTGTCAGCAGCTTGGATGATGAGACAGAATGCATCCTCGGCCAATTTGCAGGTGATATTGAAATGGGTGGGAGTTGAGATATTTATACAGTAAAGCTTCAGTTCCAGGGGACCCTGAAAAACCTGTAGATCGAGCCAACAGAGACTTAATGTAGTTTAGCAAGGAGAAGACCAAAGTTCCTCACACATGCCAGAATGACAATGTGCATCAGAAGTGGCTGTCTGAGTGACTGCCGTGCTGAACAGGACCTGGACACCAAGCAGAAAACAGCCCAGTATGCTCCAATTACAAACAGGGCAGCCTGCATAGTGGGCTACATCAGGAAAAGCATGGCTGGCAGATCAAGAGAGGTTACACATGCTGTTCAGATCTGGTGGGGCCACACCTGTAATACTGTGTCCAGCTTTGGGCCCTCCGATTCAATAAGGATATGGAAGAACTGGAGAGGGTTCCCAAGGTGCTTAGGAGCCTAGGACACGTGAACAGTGAGCAGAAGCAAACTATTCTGCTTAGAGGGAAATGATAAAGGcaagtttgatttaaaaattcaGGCTGGACACTGAGAAGTACTAATTCGTTGTGAGGGCAGTGTTTGAGAGGAACAGGCTACCTTACAGCTTGCTAGTTTTCCATTCTTGGAGGCTTTCAGAATTTGGCTAGACAAACCCGTGGCAGACCTGTTCTAGTGCTGGTGGTTgttctgctttgagcaggaggctggactccagagatctcttccaatcAGCATTTCAGTGATTCTACAAGTAACCATGCAAGTATTGTCCTGCAGACAACTCAATAATTACAAATTGATAACTGGGGAGAAATCTTTCCAAGCAAGTTTGGCTGTCTTAAAAATGTGGAAAGCAATGAAATGCCCAAAGTGAGTAATGTAGTCATATTTCATGGAAAGGAGAAACCAAGTGTCTCCAGGGTGATAAAAATGGTAAGCTGGCATTTATGAATTCACTATTAAAATGCAACTGCCTGAATCTAGacagatgcttttgaaaaactTCCCGCATTTCAAAATAACTATTTGTTCAGAAACACTGCCATGTCAAGTCTTGGCTCCATTTATTTGCTACTGCAGAGCAACTTCATTTGGCTAATGACTTGGAAGTacccttttcttttgttttgacaaAGCTGATATATTGTTTTTTATAGGTTCAATGCATTTAGtgttaaaaatgcttatttatttatttatatgtctTTAAAACAACCTAAAGAGCTGAAATGACCAAAGATGTGTGTCTAATGAAGAGTCTGTTGGAGGAAAGCAATGAAATCTGATGAGAATTACAGTCGATAAGGAGAAGCGCTACACAGGGGAATAATTAAGTTTCTACTTTGCTGTTAGTTCTAGCAAACTCTCAGCTTTACCATTCTCTCGGCACTGTAGTGCATGAACGAATCCCCTATCTTCCAACAGTCTTTATAGTAATTACTTTACGTTTAGCTAAACTGCCATCTGAATAGAAGGGAGGATGGTCTTAAAGACATTTGAGTGACTGTGGCTACCCACTGAAGATTGTTTCTTAAACTTAGGTATTGATCAACCATTTTCACCTGCACAGAACAAGCTTTTGGTGCAGAGTGATGTATTAATCACTCAAATGTAGAGCACTGTCACTCTGCACAGCtgctaaaagagaaataaacagtAAGGCCAGTTTGCTGTCTTGTTCTTCTTTGAACACATTTGGCAGAGAACacaactgtaaatattttagctttaaaACAGAGACACAGTTTTCCATAGCCTAGAAAAGATTGCTTGTTAAAACCATGGAAAGCATAGTGCCTTCCCAGAGGACATTGCCATCCCTTGGTTTGGATTGGAAATACCAAAGCTCCCCCCTCACTCCCCCAGCTGTTTCTGATATGGGAACTACAAAATCGCCAAatagctgaggttggaaggcacTCCTGGAGGATCACCTGGTGCACCCCTCTGCTCAAGCTGCCCTGGGTCACATCCAGTTGGGTTCTGAATATCAGTGCATCTCCATTACATACATCTGTGTTACATTTCAtgggaggtggaaaaaaaaaaaaaacaagacaggaaGCAAACTACCAccaaattaattagaaaaattgGAAAGCAGGCAATTGCTATGTCAATGCTAAAATGCAGCTACCTGAATCTGTATTTGCTCATGGATAAACAAGCAAACTTCCAAACAGTGCAGCAACATTACTGTGTTGTGTTCCATTTGTGTTAGTGCTGAAGAGCAACTCCGTCGTGTTTCAAAGATATAAATTCTTTAGACTACAACACTTGTCAGTTTTCTGGAAGGACTGCATCTTGAGGAGTTCATACATGTCTTGGTGATATGTACCCAATAAAACTCATTTGTTGAAGGAATGACTTGATCTCAGTTGCTGATTGCTTCATTACCCATTACCTTGATTTATTGCTTTGGCAGTGCTCTTAGAAAACCAAATAGGGGTTAAGGAACAGacaccaaaaaaacaaataaacaaaaacaacgctagcaacaaaacaaaaaaaaccaccccaccaaaacaaagcaaaaaaaacccctgaAAATGGACTGGGAAACTACACTGAGAAGTCTTTCAACAGATACTGAATTCTACGTATGCTATCTGCAGGAGACATTCCGTTTACATAGTTTGCAAATTAAACAGTTGAAATTGtttggtggagtcaccatccctggaggtattcaagaaccgtgtggatgtggcactgagtgacatggtcagtgggcatggtggggatgggttggtggttggattGGGTGATCTTcctggtcttttccaaccctaatgattctatgattttacgTTGCTTTGCAGTCCATTTCCCTGTTCCAGAGGAATGGGATGTTCCCTTTCATAAGGTGACAGCAGGTGATATTTCTCAGTGGTAGCAAAGTGCTTTCTAAGGGTTCATCTGATCATTTTAATCCATCTCATGGATGTAGCAAGTTCTgtgctcttttgttttcagctttcccTTAATACCTGTAACTGAAGAGTGAGGAGTAACTTATGTCCCTCCACCCTCCAATATCTAGGAATAACTGAGAATTTCCAAGGTACTGTTACAAAGGACTTGTTACCCAACCAAAAGAACAACAGATGCAGAGTGTGTGTCGGGACATAGGTTAGATACGTAGAAAACCTTCAAGAAAATCCATACTGAGCAGCTGAAGTGAGGTGAGAGGAAGTGGCAGATATGTGTTCATTTCCCAGCAGTTTTTGAGGAGGTCTTGGGGTACTGCTGATGAACTCCTGTGTCGGGAGGGCTATCAGGCATTCAAAAGCATTGGGAAGGCAGCTGGGATGCATCAAGTAAAAGGTCTTGTACAGCAGTGAGAGAATTGAAGGGGAACCACCAGTGCGGCAGTTATCACTTAAGCTTGTATTTCACCAGGGCAAAGGTGCGAATTGTTTGTGCAGCTGTGACTgtgctttgctcttttttttttctagttagaTAAATGTTCCAGGGTGTGCTgagaattttgctttcaaatatcTGGAGAATAACATATCTGTGTACTGGAGGGGGCAGCCTTTCCCTGTTTCTTCCCTCaggcagcctggtcttgaattACTTCAGTGTCAGTGACGGCTGATCCAGAAATTGAACTATATTAACATGGCTATTtgtttaaatatgcattttgtaGCCCTCATTGGGGTAATTGCctcatgcaaaataaaagatagCAGCCCCAGGTCCCATGGCAGCTTAATTTCAATTGGAACCGATTGCTTGACAAGGTGCAAGTGAATCTGCGTACCTGAAATTGCACACACATGCCTTATCTGCCTGAAGGTAATGATATGCAAATTATTTGGGCTTCAGTGGTCTATGGGCGCTGAGAAGCAGTAATTCGCAAAGGAGACTTTCAACAGTTCAAGTGGTGATGAGAACACTGGCAGCTAGTGCCCAGGGAAGGCTGTATGCAAGCTGTCAGAGGTGGGCCAGAGTCACTCAGCTGGTTTCCTGTGTGCCTTTTCTAATTACAATGATTGCCTGAGGGCCTACCAAGCcagatgtaaaacaaaaacttaaGTAGGGCTGCACATGGGTATGTGCACAAATACTTGTGTATGCACACCCCTCTTCATCTTAGCGCAAGAATTATGAAGGGCACACTAAAGCTTACAGGACCAGTGTGACTAATGGTGCAAGTCAACACCTTTCCACTTTGAACCTAGTGAATGAATTCATTAagccttgctgctgttttgggcTGTGTAAAGACTCAGCCAATTACTGACTGCCTGACTGAAGTGTTGCTCTTCTTTCATCTAGCAAGGAATGTCACCAGTTTAGTGCgttgggaaggaaggaagaggaagttTGCAAGTAAACCTGTAGTAGGGTGAAAGGGTACCCTTTGGGCCTGCATGGCTCGTGGAGCTCATTAGGATGGGCTGAGTGTAGATTACTGTACCCAGATTGGTACTGGGGAGGGTGCTCCTGAAGCAGCACGCTGTTCATCTTCGCTATGGTTAAAGAGGGTAATTGTTGGTgtagctgctctgctccaggggTTGTTTGAAGTTGAATGATATTGGCTTCATACGGTACTGACAGACTCCAGCTACTTCTCTGGATTTATTAAATCACCCTGTTCATTTATATCTCTTTGGTGCAGTACTGTTTAGATTTCTTGTATATGATGGCTTTTTGTGCTTACTGCTTCTTGTTGTTGgtttgaatgttttcttgttgAAAGAAGCTAGTTTGTggtttttgtccttttcttttgaatgtgCCATCGTAAATTCTTAGTCTTCAGAGTGCTGTAGTGTCCACAGTGTGTGTACTTGCTGAAACAAGGCAGTAAAGATGACCCTCAAAGCTATATTTCATGATCAGACACATCCAGTGAAGGCAGCAATCAAAGTTACAGAGACTCTGATCACACTCCAGAATTGCTTGTCTTGTTCATTACCGGTAtagcagcaacatttttttaGTCGTGCTGTGGTCTTTAGGATGGTTGGATTTGTCTCTCATTTTCTATATGAGTGCAAACCATGTAAGCAGTTATTTTGGATTGCCGGTGCAGGTTAGCTGACTTTCATTTCATCTTAAGGGTCTCAGCTACATGCACTTCTATGACTCTGTACTTGGATACGAGGCATtgcttgaaaagcagaaagagagatGACCTGCTTTCCTCCCTAGAAATCCTGTCCATTTTGTCATTCATCCTGGGCCTCACCTACAGCTCTGCCCTACGAgtggttttgcttctttctggtAGAAGTAAAGACAATCATTTTGGGGGTAATGAAGGACAATGAAGGTAAGTTCAATCAACGATTTATGGCACAAATTGCAGTCTTGGTGCTGTGAATGGTAAATTCACCCTAATTTATGTGCTGAGGATGAGAAATCAGATTCTGTGAActccagaaataaatgtattttttgagCCGACTACTCAGCTGCCAGATACATTGGAGCCACGGACCTCTCTGGAGACTTGCTGAAATTTGGTCTCATTTGTGTTCCTTCGGCCTATCAAGAAGCACTTTGCATTATCTCCCATGGGTTGTTTGATTGGAGCCATGTATGAATTGATGAAAAACTGGAAGCTGAGTGGGATGTGTGGCACTATTCTGGCGTTGCACTATTTTACACAAACTATTTGATTTGGGGAACTTTCACTATTACAGATGACTGTGATATAGTTCTTTGTTGTAGACACCTTCACGCTTCTGGTTATAAAACTATGCacttgttgtggtttaacctggctGGCAGCTAAGCTTGCTCACTTAGCACCCAGTGGgaactggggaaaaagaagtaaaacttgTAGTTTGAGATAGTTTGatatgaaagaaaaggga
The Numida meleagris isolate 19003 breed g44 Domestic line chromosome 1, NumMel1.0, whole genome shotgun sequence genome window above contains:
- the LOC110401285 gene encoding zinc finger protein 239-like, translating into MDQGEDQDHEASEEMHVGVEVGPFLNHFTSTDQQDLLAPGSTAGEEQLGNGRGSQCGSTEARRGDHREAEEAKLPCSAISLVKRQERRVAAGPRRAPRAERPTICSECGKGFSRSIHLIQHQRMHTGERPFLCGECGKGFSQSSHLIQHRRVHTGQKPYSCAECGKSFSQSSNLLKHQRIHTGLKPYMCSECGKIFSDSSTCIKHQRMHTGERPYKCPACGKSFSQHSHLLQHQQAHSGVRPYSCGQCGKRFGQSSDLINHARTHTGEKPYKCSQCGRGFSGNSNLIKHTRIHTGEQPYHCSQCGASFRFQPQLVRHQKHHTE